The following are encoded together in the Clostridium sp. BJN0013 genome:
- the addB gene encoding helicase-exonuclease AddAB subunit AddB encodes MSIRFIYGRAGSGKSYYCLEDIKKRIQKGSDRNLILLVPEQFSFQAEKNLIKSIGEKGTLKAQVLSFRRMAEKVFDEVGGGIKKHINDAGKNILLYKIIEENKNKLKVYKTSAKKRGFVNLVSDIIGELKKYNISPEILKENLDRIENKSLKNKLEDIGMLFLEFQNRLSKNYIDLEDTLHSLCEKLDKSTIFKNAEVWIDEFSTFTPQEYSVIEKIMCSAYRVNITLCMDALGEYSERESMDLFLPIKITEQKILQIAKENNITYHKPVNLRCSPCYRFKNSTALQHLQHSLFSYPYKSYEESTEDIKIFKALNKYTEIDYIARDIVKACRDKNLRFKDIAVVTGDLDEYENLIKAVFNQYDIPYFIDRKREIIHNQIVVLIISAVEILAKNWSYESVFRYLKTGLLDLEFDDIDMLENYVLANGIRGKQWLDTKPWSFKINYGNFKEGDCEEEEEYLNRINFIRNKVREPILKLSSDIKGRKKGRHICEGLYNFLCELKIPEKVEELIIEFRNSDKLDKANEYSQIWDIVVDVLDQIVDVIGDQSFGMEIFNELLVIGFSQYEIGVIPPALDQVLVSNITRIKSYNISALYIAGVNDGIFPVTILPEGIFTDQDRDELKENGLEIAPNTRSRAFEEQFLIYSTLTIVDKYLTLTYSMSDEEGKAKRPSVVISMIKKLFPKLQEKSNLLDASGCEEGIEAVNSPKATFNMLISNIRKNLGHKENINLLWIGVYRWYREHEIWNKRLETVLGAFYYNNEIKISDLAKIRRLYGKHLNMSVSRLEKFAQCPFGYFVQYGLKVKDREMYSLSAPDLGSFMHGILERFSIKLKEKNLTWESVDERYCEENVKALIDNALDNSPNFILNSSKKYKHITDKLKKTLTRSVWLIAQHMKKGNFIPRAYELVFGEIGDFPSISIELDSGEKVSLTGKVDRVDTAREDITTYIRIVDYKSGTKEFRLSDVYYGFQLQLLIYLDAILTEFDKMTKGKSIPAGLLYFKLQDPILKTKGNISDHEIEDRITKSLKMDGLLLNDVNVIKKMDTSMEKSSDIISVSIKKDGNLSKSKSSLATRKQFEILRKYVKKTIADLCKKILAGNIEVTPYKNKTKNGCSYCEYSAICQFDTSIKGNKYRIIEDKSDEEIWRSIENKIEE; translated from the coding sequence ATGAGTATAAGGTTTATATATGGAAGGGCAGGTAGTGGCAAAAGTTATTATTGTCTTGAAGATATTAAAAAAAGAATACAAAAAGGTAGTGACAGAAATCTAATACTTCTAGTTCCAGAACAATTTTCCTTTCAGGCAGAGAAAAATTTAATAAAGTCAATAGGAGAAAAGGGAACTTTAAAGGCGCAGGTGCTTAGTTTTAGAAGGATGGCTGAAAAAGTATTTGATGAAGTAGGAGGAGGAATTAAAAAACACATAAATGATGCGGGCAAAAATATACTTTTGTATAAAATAATAGAAGAAAATAAGAATAAATTAAAAGTTTACAAAACTTCTGCAAAAAAACGGGGTTTTGTAAACTTGGTTTCAGATATAATAGGAGAATTGAAGAAGTACAATATATCTCCTGAAATCTTAAAGGAAAATTTAGATAGGATAGAAAATAAAAGTTTAAAAAATAAGTTAGAAGATATAGGAATGTTATTTTTGGAATTTCAAAATAGGCTTAGTAAAAATTATATAGATTTAGAAGATACATTGCACAGCCTATGTGAAAAATTAGATAAGTCTACTATTTTTAAAAATGCAGAGGTTTGGATAGATGAATTTTCCACTTTTACCCCCCAGGAATACAGTGTAATAGAAAAAATTATGTGCAGTGCGTATCGAGTAAATATAACCTTATGTATGGATGCATTGGGGGAATATTCAGAAAGGGAAAGCATGGACTTGTTTTTACCTATTAAAATTACAGAGCAAAAGATTTTACAAATAGCAAAAGAAAATAATATAACCTATCACAAACCAGTAAATTTAAGGTGTAGTCCCTGCTATAGATTTAAAAATAGTACCGCACTTCAACACCTTCAACATTCTTTGTTCTCATATCCTTATAAGAGTTATGAAGAATCTACAGAAGACATAAAGATATTCAAAGCTTTAAATAAATATACTGAAATAGATTATATTGCAAGAGACATAGTAAAAGCTTGCAGGGACAAAAATCTTAGATTTAAGGATATTGCGGTGGTTACAGGAGATTTAGATGAATATGAAAATTTAATAAAAGCAGTATTTAATCAATATGACATACCTTATTTTATAGATAGAAAAAGAGAAATTATTCATAACCAAATTGTAGTTTTAATAATTTCTGCCGTTGAGATATTGGCTAAAAACTGGTCTTATGAGTCTGTGTTTAGATATTTAAAAACAGGACTTTTGGATTTAGAATTTGATGATATAGATATGCTGGAGAATTATGTGCTGGCTAATGGAATAAGGGGAAAACAATGGCTGGATACAAAACCTTGGAGTTTTAAGATAAATTATGGTAATTTTAAAGAGGGTGACTGTGAAGAGGAGGAAGAATATTTAAATAGAATAAATTTCATAAGGAATAAGGTTAGAGAACCAATTTTAAAACTTTCTTCTGATATAAAAGGAAGGAAAAAAGGAAGGCATATATGTGAGGGATTATATAATTTTTTATGTGAGTTAAAAATACCAGAAAAGGTAGAAGAACTTATAATAGAATTCAGAAATAGTGATAAATTAGATAAGGCAAATGAGTATAGTCAAATCTGGGATATAGTGGTAGATGTATTGGATCAAATTGTAGACGTAATAGGAGACCAATCTTTTGGTATGGAAATATTTAACGAACTATTGGTAATAGGTTTTTCGCAATATGAAATAGGGGTAATACCTCCTGCGTTAGATCAAGTTTTGGTAAGTAATATAACCAGAATAAAGAGTTATAATATAAGTGCACTCTACATAGCTGGCGTCAATGATGGAATCTTTCCTGTAACTATATTGCCAGAGGGAATTTTTACAGATCAGGATAGGGATGAACTTAAGGAAAATGGATTGGAAATAGCACCTAATACAAGAAGCAGGGCTTTCGAAGAACAATTTTTAATATATTCTACATTAACCATAGTAGATAAATATTTAACATTGACTTATTCTATGAGCGATGAAGAAGGGAAAGCTAAAAGACCTTCTGTCGTTATATCCATGATAAAAAAATTATTTCCTAAATTACAGGAAAAAAGCAATTTGTTGGATGCATCAGGCTGTGAAGAGGGAATAGAAGCTGTAAACAGTCCTAAAGCCACCTTTAATATGTTAATTTCAAATATAAGGAAAAATTTAGGCCATAAAGAAAATATAAATTTACTTTGGATAGGTGTCTATAGGTGGTACAGAGAACATGAAATCTGGAATAAAAGACTAGAGACAGTGTTAGGTGCATTTTATTACAATAATGAAATTAAAATTTCAGATTTAGCTAAGATTAGAAGGCTTTATGGAAAACATCTAAATATGAGCGTTTCAAGGTTAGAAAAATTTGCACAATGTCCTTTTGGGTATTTTGTACAATATGGACTTAAAGTTAAAGACAGGGAAATGTATAGTTTAAGTGCTCCAGATCTAGGAAGCTTTATGCATGGCATACTTGAAAGATTTTCTATTAAGCTAAAAGAAAAAAATTTAACCTGGGAGAGTGTAGATGAAAGATATTGCGAAGAAAATGTAAAGGCTTTAATAGATAATGCTTTAGACAATAGTCCTAATTTCATACTAAACAGTTCTAAAAAATATAAACATATTACAGATAAATTAAAGAAAACACTTACAAGGTCGGTATGGCTTATAGCACAACATATGAAAAAAGGGAATTTTATACCTAGGGCCTATGAACTTGTCTTTGGTGAAATAGGTGATTTTCCTTCTATTTCAATAGAGTTAGATTCAGGAGAAAAAGTTAGTCTTACAGGAAAAGTAGACAGAGTAGATACAGCAAGGGAAGATATAACAACTTATATTAGAATAGTAGATTATAAATCAGGTACCAAGGAATTTAGACTTTCTGACGTATATTATGGTTTTCAATTACAGCTTTTAATATATTTGGATGCTATACTTACAGAGTTTGATAAAATGACTAAAGGGAAATCTATTCCTGCTGGATTACTATATTTTAAGTTACAAGACCCCATACTAAAGACTAAAGGAAATATATCTGACCATGAAATAGAAGATAGAATAACTAAAAGTTTAAAAATGGATGGATTGCTTTTAAATGATGTAAATGTAATAAAAAAGATGGATACTAGTATGGAAAAGAGTTCAGATATTATATCTGTTTCCATAAAGAAGGATGGAAATCTTTCTAAGTCCAAATCGTCATTGGCCACAAGAAAGCAGTTTGAAATTCTAAGGAAGTATGTAAAAAAAACTATAGCAGATTTATGTAAAAAAATATTGGCTGGAAATATAGAAGTTACCCCTTATAAAAATAAAACTAAAAATGGCTGTAGTTATTGTGAATATTCGGCTATATGTCAATTTGATACTTCTATAAAAGGAAATAAATATAGAATAATTGAAGATAAAAGTGATGAAGAAATATGGAGGAGTATAGAAAATAAAATTGAAGAATAG
- the surE gene encoding 5'/3'-nucleotidase SurE, which yields MRLLLTNDDGIMAEGIHVLAKHFEKDNEVIIAAPDIQRSGSGHCITTVPGELTVQEVKLKGINSKAYSINGTPADCARLGVRKLGNDQIDMVISGINNGFNLGIDSLYSGTVSAAIEAAICEVPSIAVSLDTKGGNYDYNIAAEYALEVFSIYKDKYKGKDENIVLSLNVPCLPREEIKGLKVCRVGFKYHLQEIYDKGEKIEELSYNYTDIYYVKRGYAALSPLHYDLTNYKILEDVNNLFAEK from the coding sequence ATGAGATTATTGTTGACTAACGATGATGGAATAATGGCGGAAGGAATACACGTACTGGCTAAACATTTTGAAAAAGATAATGAAGTTATAATTGCAGCACCGGATATACAACGAAGTGGCAGCGGTCATTGCATAACTACTGTACCAGGTGAATTAACTGTACAGGAAGTAAAACTTAAAGGAATAAATTCAAAAGCTTATAGCATTAATGGTACTCCAGCAGATTGTGCCAGATTAGGAGTGCGAAAATTGGGAAATGATCAAATAGATATGGTTATATCTGGAATAAATAATGGCTTTAATTTAGGTATAGACTCATTATATTCTGGAACTGTATCTGCAGCTATAGAAGCTGCTATATGTGAGGTGCCTTCCATAGCTGTATCCCTTGATACTAAGGGAGGAAATTATGATTACAATATAGCAGCGGAATATGCTCTGGAAGTTTTCTCTATATATAAAGATAAATATAAAGGTAAAGATGAAAATATAGTTTTAAGTTTAAATGTACCATGTTTACCTAGGGAGGAAATAAAGGGGTTAAAGGTATGCAGAGTTGGATTCAAATATCATCTTCAGGAAATATATGATAAGGGAGAAAAGATAGAAGAGCTAAGTTACAATTATACGGACATATATTATGTGAAAAGAGGATATGCGGCACTTAGTCCCTTGCACTATGATTTAACTAATTATAAAATATTAGAGGATGTTAATAATCTTTTTGCTGAAAAATAA